The following DNA comes from Corynebacterium urogenitale.
TGTCGATGAGGCCCGAGAAGGTGCCGCTGCACTGGGCCACGACCTCTCAGACATCCTCGAAATCGAAAACGATGCCGCGCTAGGCAATGGTGGCCTCGGCCGTCTGGCCGCCTGCTTCCTGGATTCCGCTGTCACACAGGATTTCCCCGTGACCGGCTACGGCATCCTCTACCGCTACGGACTATTCCGCCAGTCCTTTTCGGATGGATTCCAGGTAGAAAAGCCGGACCCTTGGCGCGAAGAGGAGTACCCATTCACCATCCGTCGCGCCTCCGATCAGCTCGTCGTCCACTTCGACGATATGAAGACCCGCGCGATCCCCTATGACATGCCGATTACCGGCTACGGCACAAAGAACGTGGGAACGCTGCGGCTGTGGAAGGCCGAGCCATGGGAGGAGTTCGACTACGACGCGTTCAATTCCCAGCGATTCACCGATGCGATCATCGAGCGCGAGCGGGTCTCCGACATCTGCCGCGTGCTCTACCCGAACGACACGACCTACGAGGGCAAGAAACTGCGCGTTCGCCAGCAGTACTTCTTTACCTCCGCGTCTCTGCAGGCAATGATCTGCAGTCATCTGACCCACCACCCGGATCTCAGTAACTTCGCGGAATTCAATTCCGTGCAGCTCAATGACACCCACCCGGTGCTCGCTATTCCAGAACTCATGCGCTTGCTCATGGACGAGCACGGCATGGGCTGGGAGCACGCCTGGGAGATCGTGTCCAATACTTTCGCCTACACCAACCACACCGTCCTCACCGAAGCACTCGAGCAGTGGGATCAGCAGATCTTCCAGCAGTTGTTCTGGCGCGTGTGGGAGATCATTGCGGAAATCGACCGTCGTTTCCGCATGGAACGCGCCGCCGAGGGCGTGGCAGAGGATGTCATCAACCGCATGGCGCCAATCCAGCACGGTGTGGTGCACATGGCTTGGATCGCTTGCTATGCGGCCTACTCCATCAACGGAGTCGCGGCCCTGCACACGGAGATCATCAAGGCGGAGACCTTGGCCGATTGGCATGCGTTGTGGCCGGAGAAGTTCAACAACAAAACCAACGGTGTCACGCCTCGTCGTTGGCTGCGTATGATCAACCCCCGTCTTTCTGCCCTGTTGACCCGCCTCGTCGGCTCCGATGCGTGGGTGACGGATCTGGATCTACTTCGGGATCTGCGTTCTTATGCTTCCGACGACGCCACGATGCGCGAGCTGCAGACCATCAAGGCAGCAAACAAGAAGGACTTTGCCGAGTGGATCGCCGCGCGCCAAGGCATCGTCCTTGATCCCGATTCCATCTACGATGTCCAAATCAAGCGACTCCACGAATACAAGCGGCAGCTCCTTAATGCCCTCTACGTGCTCGACCTGTACTTCAGGATCAAGGAGGACGGGCTGCGCGAAGTTCCAGCGCGCACGGTGATTTTTGGCGCGAAGGCGGCACCCGGCTATTCCCGGGCGAAGGCCATCATTAAATTGATCAACGCCATCGCGGAGCTGGTCAATAACGACCCCGTGGTCTCGCCACTGCTCAAGGTTGTATTCGTGGAGAATTACAACGTCTCCCCTGCAGAACACATCCTGCCGGCGTCGGACATCTCACAACAGATCTCCACGGCGGGCAAAGAGGCTTCAGGAACCTCGAACATGAAGTTCATGATGAACGGTGCCCTCACGCTGGGCACGATGGATGGGGCGAACGTTGAGATCGTGGACTCCGTCGGCGAAGACAACGCGTACATCTTTGGCGCCCGGGTGGAAGAACTTCCAGAATTCCGCGAGCACTACAAACCATACGAGCTATACGAGACGGTGCCTGGACTCAAGCGAACCCTCGATGCGCTGGATAATGACACGCTCAACGATGGCTACACCGGATTGTTCTACGACCTCAAACAGTCGCTGATCCATGGCTATGGCCCAGACGCCTCCGATACGTACTACGTGCTCGGGGACTTTGGAGACTACCGCGAAACACGCGACCGCATGGCTGCCGATTACGCCTCCGATCCCCTCCACTGGGCGCGCATGGCATGGGTGAATATCTGCGAATCCGGCCGCTTCTCCTCCGATCGCACCATCCGTGACTACGCCCGCGAGGTCTGGAAGCTGCAGCCGACTCCAGTGGATGGCGCCGGTAACTCCTAGATCAAAACACCACTCGGAGGATGGAGACCGTCGCGGCGGCGATCGCGGCGGCTGCTGGCAAGGTGATGACCCAGGCCAGCGCAATCGGCTTCATCAGGTTCCAGTTCGCGGCCCTGTTAACAATGCCGACGCCCAGCACAGCGCCGATGAGGATGTGCGTGGAGGAGACGGGAATTCCCAACAAAGAGGCCGCCATAACCACACCCGCTGCGGACAGCTCGGCGGCGAACCCGGATGAGGGATGCATCCTGGTCAAACCGGATCCCACGGTCTTGATGACGAAGCGTCCAATGAACCACAGGCCTGAGATCAAGGCCACACCCATGGCGACCATAACGGCAGCGGGGACTGTAGCCTCTTCGGCGACCACACCGTGCTTCATGACATCAATCACCGCGATGAATGGGCCAATGGCATTGGCGATGTCGTTAGAGCCATGAGAAAAGGCGAAAGCCGATGCCGTAAACACCTGCATCCAGCTAAAGAGCAAGAACGTTGACCGGTCGAGGGAGTGCTTCTTCAGCGTGCGGGCGAAGATGAATACTGCCATCCACACCGCCGCGCCGATCATGCCCATGACCAAGAGATTCTGCAGAGTGGAGAAGTCGAGGCCGGTGTTTTTGAGGCCCTTGAACAGCATCATCGCGGAGATGATCACCGCACCCAGTGCGGCAAGAATGGGCACCCAGTTCTCCAGTGCCCGGTGAGCCTGGATGTTGTCCATGTCCTTGTTGATCTCGTGCAGCTGGCGGTAGTAATCGCTTTCAAGCTGATCGGCATCAAAGTCCTCTTCGGCGACCAGGGCCGCATCACGAGCCATCGCATTGGTATAGCTAATCTGCTGCAGCTCGTTCATGCGCTCGAAGCGGGTTTTGTGGTCTTGGCGCAATTCGGCGCGGCGAACCTTAATGGCACGCAGCTGCTCATCGGCCTGCTCGTTGTAGACGAGGATGGATCGCTTGATCCACCCAAACAGCAACCACGCGGTCAGTCCGCCAAGCACTGGGGAAAGGACCCAAGACAGTGCGATGGTGCCGATCTCCGACCACTGCACCATGCTCCATGAGCCCTCTCCGGTAATGAAACCAACGGTAAGAGCTGCACCGACGATGCCTCCGACGATGGAATGTGTTGTGGAGACCGGCCACCCCATGCGAGTAGCAACAAGCAGCCACACTGCTGCGCCCAGCAGGGAGGCCATCATGATGTAGACAAACTCCATCGGGTCTAAGCCCTGCATGGCTCCCAGATCGACAATTCCCGAGCGCACTGTATCCGTGACTTCACCACCGGCGAGAATAGCGCCGGAGACCTCGAAGATCGCTGCAACAATGAGTGCCTGCTTAAGACTCAGCGTTCCAGCGCCCACAGAGGTGCCGAAAGAGTTCGCCACGTCGTTACCACCGATGTTGAACGCCATGAACATGGCGAACACAATCACGGTGATGAGCAACAGCACACTGGCATCCTCGGCAACATAGCCGCGGCCCCAGAAGATAAACACGATCAGTGTGATCGCCGTGAGTGCCCCGAAGCCTAAGTGCCAGATCCAGTCGGATGTGCGCTGTTCGCTCGTGAGGAAGTTGTGCGGATCGGCTGCGGTATTAGCAGCCTTATTCGCTGTCATCTCTGCTCCTTGCCTTCGTTTAGGTCAGTCGTGGGTACGTGGCACCTTAGACTGCGAAGAAAGAAAGCAGGCGAAGAAAAAGTAAAGGGCCGGGAGCGATGAGGTTAATTATCGTTCCGGCCCAAACTCAGATGGAGACTATCTCCGTTGGAATCAGCACGGCTCTACAGATTCGCGATGATCTCTTCGACAGACTTCTTTGCATCTCCCAGCAGCATGTCCGTGTTCTCGTTGAAGAACAATGGGTTCTGCACGCCGGCATAACCCGATCCCATGGATCGCTTGAAGACCACGACCTTCTCCGCTTCCCACACCTTGAGCACAGGCATGCCTGCGATCGGCGACCCTGGTTCCTCGGCAATCGGATTGACCGTGTCATTGGCGCCGATGACCAGCACCACGTCGATGTCTGCAAAGTCATCGTTGACTTCGTCGAGCTCCAAAACGATGTCGTAAGGCACTTTGGCCTCCGCCAGCAAGACGTTCATGTGCCCAGGCAGGCGCCCGGCGACGGGGTGGATACCGAAGGTGACCTCCACGCCCTGCGCCTTGAGCTTGTCCACCAGTGTGGCCACAGGGTACTGCGCCTGGGCCACGGCCATGCCATACCCCGGGGTGATCATCACGGTCTTCGCATCCTTGAGCATCTCCGCGGTCTCCGCCGCGGTGACCTCTGTGTGTTCCCCATATTCACGATCGTCCGCGGCGGCGGTTTCTCCACCGAATCCACCGAGGATCACTGAGATGAAGCTGCGGTTCATCGCCTGGCACATCACGTAGGACAGGTACGCACCGGAAGAGCCCACGAGCGCGCCAACAATGATCAGCAGCGGGTTAGCGAGCATGAAGCCCGCGGCAGCTGCAGCCCAACCAGAGTAGGAATTCAGCATGGAGACAACCACCGGCATATCGCCACCACCGATCGCCGCCACGAGGTGGTAACCGAGGAACAGCGCCAGCGCCAGCATCACGCCCAGCGCGATCCAGGCCACCGTCAGGTTGTCGTGCCCCGCGTAGATGAACGCAACCATTCCAACGAGGGAGACGATGATCACCGCAAGATTCAGCAGGTGACGTCCGGGAAGCACTAGAGGCTTGCCGTCCATCTTCCCGGAAAGTTTCAGGTAAGCCACGATGGAGCCGGTCAGTGTCACCGCGCCGATAAAGACACCGAGGTACACCTCACCCAGGTGGAAGGCTTCAATCGCCTTGGTCTTCTCGTCGGGCTGCATGAAGGAATTAATGCCGATGAGTACGGCTGCCAAGCCGACGAAGCTATGTAGCATCGCGATCAGCTCAGGCATTTCGGTCATCTCCACCTTCTTAGCTCGTGGGATACCGATACCCGCACCCAACAGCATCGCCACGGCGATGAGTAGCAGCGTCACCAGCGGACCTGTGGAATTGTCACCACCGTTGATCGAGTTGATCACTGCCTTCGCGATCGTTGCGATGAGGGCGATGGTCATACCTGCCATACCGAAGCGGTTGCCACGGGAGGCTGTCTGCTGCTTAGCCAATCCTGCGAGCGCCAGAATAAACAGCAGTGCAGCTGCCAGGTACGCCAGGTTGGTGAGCTTATCTGTCCACTCCAGAACCGTCGGGTTCACGAGATTCTGTGTGGCCGCCGCCGCGCTCGCAACGGTGATGTTGGTGTGAGAGAGAAGTAGCTGGTTCATGGCTTAGTTACCTCCGTCGAACATGGTCAGCATGCGGCGAGTAACGAAAAAACCGCCGAAGATATTGATGGAGGCCACCACGATGGCCAAAAAGCTGAGGCCTGCCACCACAAGGTTGGAGCTACCGACCTGCAGGATCGCACCGACGAGGATGATGCCGGAGATTGCATTCGTCTCACTCATCAGCGGGGTGTGCAGCTTGTGCGTCACGGCCGTAATCACGTAGAAGCCCACAACGATGGCCAGCATGAGCAGCATGTATTCGGCCGCGACCTGCATCGGGCTCGCGAGAATCAGCGCAATGCCGAGCAGCACGGCGAGGAGTTTCCACGCCTTAGCCTTGCCCTTCGTCTCCCCTTCGTTGCCCGACGCCAACTGGTCCGCTGTATCTGCGTTCGCCCCAGCATCGGGGCCAGAGCCCTGCGCGGCGGGCGCCGCGGAGACCTTGACGGGCGGTGGTGGCCAGAGGATATCGGCGGTTGCCCCGGCGGGCTGGCTGGTGGCGTCGTCGATGGTCGACTTGGTGACGGTGATGCCACGGACGATCTCGTCCTCCAGGTCGAAGGTGAGCTCGCCGTCCTTGCCAGGGGTCATGAGCTTGAGGAGGTTGACCACGTTTTGGCCGTAGAGCTGGGAGGCCTGGGCGGGAAGCCGGCCAGCCAGGTCCGTGTACCCGATAATGCTCACGCCGTTGTCGGTAACCGTGATCTCGCCGGGGACGGTGAGCTCGCAGTTGCCGCCGTTAGCAGCAGCCATGTCGACGATGACGGAACCCGGCTTCATCGCCGCCACATCAGCTTCGGTGAGCAGGACTGGGGACTTACGACCCGGAATATTCGCTGTGGTGATGACGATGTCTGCAGCTGCGGACTGCTCCGCGTAGAGCTTGGCAGCCGCTGCAGCCTGGTCAGCGGTCATTTCCTTGGCGTATCCATCCTCGGACTTCTCGGCCTCCGCTTGGATCGCAACGAATTCCGCACCCATGGATTCGACCTGCTCCGCAGTCTCGGGGCGGAGGTCGGTGGCCTTGACGATGGCTCCCATGGAATTTGCTGTACCAATCGCAGCGAGTCCTGCCACGCCCGCTCCGATGACGTACACGACGGCAGGAGGCACCTTGCCAGCGGCGGTGACTTGTCCGGTGAAAAGACGACCGAAGGTGTTTGCAGCCTCGATGACGGCACGGTAGCCAGCGATGTTCGCCTGGGAACTGAGCACGTCCATGGATTGTGCGCGCGAGATGCGGGGCACAGCATCCATCGCTACGGAGGTGAGGTTCTTATTAGCCAACTCGTGAATGAGTTCTTCGTTGCGTCCGGGGGCGAGGCGCGCAATAAGAGTCGCGCCGGGCTTGAGCTGCGTACGCTGCTCTGGTGTCGGTACGTCGAGAGCGGTGATGATGTCTGCCTGCCACACGTCTTCTCCAACGATCCGCGCACCGGCGGATTCGTAGAGAGAGTCTGGGTAGTTAGACTGCTCGCCTGCACCGGCCTGGACGGCCACATCGTAGCCAAGCTTGATCAACTTGCCCACTGTGTCCGGCGTTGCCGAAACGAGGGCTAAGGGTTCTTGCGGGATACCAATGAGCAAGGGGGGCTCCTTACTGTTCTCGCACTTGCGTCATTTACAGGTAGTTCTAAAACCATAGAGGAATCACACGCAAAATACCGATATTTGAGAAAATCACCCCCGTTTATCTCACTCTACGAAAACAGGGCGGTAAGGGTGCATATTTTTACGCTGTCTCACACGCCCCGATACCTCGCCCCCGTGCCCCCAAATCGATACTCAGGCTAGTCCCATGCCCTGATATGCCGCCTGAGCTTTCCTTCTCTGGAAACATGACCAGGGCGTAACGTGGCCGCCCCCTACCCACAGTTAAACCCAGCCCATTCGGCGACAGAATCTTCTATTTCTTCAGTCTGCTACTTCTTCATTGGAACAATCTCTCGCCACGTTGCCACGCGCCACAGCCACTCCAGCGGACCGTAGCGGAATGACTTGAGCCACAAGCGACTGATGAGGGACTGCACTCCGAGGATGGCGATAACGAAGAACATCAGCGGAAGCATGTAGTTGGTGCTCTCGAAATCCACCACACGCGCAGCGGCCCAAACGATCACAGCAGCACCACAGTAGTTCGACAGGGCCATCTTGCCCATCGGCTCGAACACCCCGAGGAGGACAGCACGGGCAGGAGTCCAGTAAGCCAGAGCAAACAGACCAAGGTAGGCGGCGGCCATCAACCCACCAGCGGCGCCACCGGCAGTGGTGAAGCGCGGATCACCAGGGTTGTTAGTCTGCCACCAGATCGCTGGAATAGCAGCAGCCACCGCGATAGTGGTGAATACGAGCATCGGCCGGTTCGGATTCTCGAGACGCTTATACCACTCCCAGTTCGCTGCGGCCTGGCCAAGCAGAATGAGCCCTGGCAAGGAGGACAACCCACCGCCGAACACTCCAAAGCTGACGACTGTGAGCGCCGCACCGAGGATGAGACTTACGATCGGTGGACACAGCACGGCGAAAGGAATCATGATCAGGCCAACCGCGCCGTATTCAACCAAAATATTTCCTGGGTAGAAGAACCACAGGGCAGCACCGAAGGCGAACACGGTCACCATACGAAGTAGCAGAGCGGCTCACACGGAGATCCCCTTCTTCAGAGCCGCGCGCCGAGTGAACCACATACTCATCCCGAACAGGAAGACAAACAGTGGGACAAATCGACCCTGCACCGTGAAGTTGAGGATCTCCCTAATAGGATCTTGCTCGCCCTAATAAGATCTTGCTAGCCGCGAAGAGCAATATTGGCATGAGCGATATCCACTGCATTGATAAAGAGGATTCCGGCGATAGCGAATCCTCGCAGTGCGTCCAAGTAACGCCATCGACGCGATGGTCGCTGTGCCGTTTCACCGGTTTTAGCGTGAACGGCTGTTGATAGCGTGTTTTCTGACATGTCCACAATTGTGGCTAAGCCTCATGTCTTCTTCATCAATCCAGAGGATGATTCATAGCGTCAATCCACGAGCTGATACCGAGAACACCCCTCGTCCGAAAGTCAGACCCGGGTATGACCCCCGACAGACCTCGGCTTCTTAAGAAGAGCCCCTAGCGAACCTACATAAATCATCTCTGAATTTTGCTATCGATTCTGCGAAAGGCCGCCGTTCACCGTGACTTTACTCGCCGTTGCACTCTGCGTGCTCGCCGTTGTGGCGATTGCCTACACAGCTGCCCGCATCGCCAAAGAACCCCGAAAAGCTACTCACGGGCTGCTCATCGTTTTCTCCATTGTCGTGACCTGGATCGCTGCTATGGTCACCTCAATGAGTGTCGACGCCGATGGCGAGTAGCCACTACTCATCGCCTATGGCCCAATCGTCGGTGGCATCATGCTTCTGGTCGCCGGTTTCACTGTTCCCATGGGCATGATCTTGGTTCAGCTTGTGGGCTTCACCACATATGCCATCCTCTACTAAAAGCCTGGGGGACGCCCGTGCTGCAAACTTCATCGTCGTCCACGGCGCCGGTCTCAACGGCGAAGAGCTCACTCCCCTTCTGCGCTCGCGCGTAGATAAGGGAATTGAGATCCATCAACAACTCCACGCTGAAGGGCTAGCGCCCATGTTGGTACTCTCCGGTGGGTAAGGTCCCGACGAGGTCATTTCCGAAGCTGAAGCAATGGCGCGGTATGCGCTGACTCATGGCGTCGACGAGGAGTACATCATCCATGAGGACCGCTCCACAAAGACCGAGGAAAACGTGCGCTTCGTAGCACAGCTCCTCACAGAGCGCCTAGGAGACAGAATCACGCTGAAGACACAGAAGATCGTCTTTGTCACCAGTGACTACCATGTCCCCCGCACTGCGGACCTGACACGCAAGTTAGGAGTACCCGGGTCCGTCATTGGTGCCCGTACCGCCCTGTACTACGTGCCTGCAGGATTCCTCCGCGAATTCGTGGCAACGCTCAAGCAATTCGCAAAAGCCAATGTCATTAAGTGGCTGTGCATCACGGCTCTCATTGCAGCCGCTGTTGGCGCGCTGACCTACCTTGGATCCCAGCAGAAATACGCAATCGACGAAAACGGTAACGAGATCCGCCCCACTGTCAAGGCTCCTCAAACCCCAGGAAAGAGCGACAGTAAGGAAACAGTAAGAATTAGGGTTGCAGAGCGAGAGCCCCACGACAGGGCTCCTTCGGCACGGTGGTGCAACAAGGGTGCTCAAAAGTGAAGCACGGAATTTTCCTAAATACTAGGGTGGAAAGCATGAAGAAGTTGAGCCTGATCCCCATCGTGATTGCAACCCTCTCCCTTGCAGCCTGTTCGGGCGCGACGGACACAGACGAACAGACCAGCAATATGGTCGATGCGTGGACGGCTGCAGTGAATGACCAGGCTACTTCTCACAGCAGTCAAGCATCGAGTAAGCCAGCTCCCGCGGATGAGCTGGACTCCACTGAAGGAACTGTTGCTGAACCTCAGCCAACAATGCCCGATAGCGCCGTAGCCGCTCAAGCCCCTGCCGATGCAGCGCCGATGCAGAATACGGCTCAAACTGGTTCCCAGAAGGAAGCCCTCGACTCGATTGTCCGCAATAATTTCGCCATCGATGAGAAGGTGACGATCAGCGGCGAACCTGCCACGATGTGCCTCCGCGGCGATGGCTACAACGTTAATGTGCTCGCAGCAGGCCCCACGACTAGCTGCGAGTTTGCTAAGGCAACCATGACGGAGCTGACCCGAAGAGCCGGTGCCCCGAGCAATGACCTCCGCAACTCTGTCGGAGGTGCTTTCGACGTGAAGAGCTCAGTAACGAACGAAACCTACTCCATGGAGTGTGGCGTCGATGCCGACCGCCTCATCACCTGCAGAGGCGGAGACAACGCATCGGTCTACTTGTACTAGTTTGCGCGCCCATGTAACGCTACGTGCATCGTCAACGCTACGTAGATATGCGAAGTTTTCCTCGCGCTGCACTCGACAGCCCGTGCAGCTTTACCCCGTTAATGCCGACAGCTAGTCGTGCGTTGTACCGTGCGCCGACCAGCTGTGTGAGATTGAAGGATGCAAAATGAAACACTCACTGTTCGCAGTCCTCTTGTTAACCCTAGGATCAGTGGCAACTCCAGCACAAGCATCCGTCCCCGCAATCTCCGAACCTTCCGCTGCCCACACAGCCTCCCCGCAGACAACCCCGGTTGCTCACCAATCCGAGCACTCAATGAATGGCAGCATCACTTCTGCTCACCGCACGGCTTTCTATTGCAATTCAGAGCAACCTTCGGCACAGGCTAAGAAGACGGTACTTCTCGTACACGGTGTGGGAACTAACGGCGAGGGAACATATTCCTGGAATTATCAGAACTCGTTGCGAGATGCCGGCTACGACGTCTGCCTCATTAATCTTCCACGCAGCGGGCGAGCAAACCTCGTCGAATCTGCAGGTTATGTAGCCTCCGGCATCAGACTCGCCTACGAGCGGCTCAACAAGCCAGTAGCCGTCATTGGGCACAGTGCTGGCCCTACGGCGACGCTGTGGGCCTTGCGCTACGATCACGAAGCCGCGACAAAGGTCGATGACTTCATTTCACTCGCGGGCGCTTTGCACGGCACCACATTCGTTGAACCCGTGTGTCAGGTCGTGGGCAGCTGCCCTGCCATCGGCTGGCAGATGAGCATCGGCAGCAACTTCATGAGGGCTATGCACGCCCAGCCTCTCCCCGACCACATCTCCGCCACGTCCATCTACTCGCGGACGGATTACGGCATTCAGCCGGCCGACAAGGTATCGGTCCTTGATGGAGCCTCTAATATCGCTGTCCAGGACGTGTGCGCGGGAAAGGTGCCCGGTCACTTGGGAATTCTGGGAGACCCCGCCGTGTACGACATCGTGATGGATGCACTCACCCATGATGGACCTGCGGATGCTACACGCTTGAAGAATGTCGATTGCTATCAGAGGGTTGCCCCTGGCGTCGACCTCGCTCGGTCGCTGAAGGTCGTCGAAGGCTTACCCCAGTACGTCCAACTGCTGACTGAGCCGCGCCTGGACGTCGAGCCTAAGCTGCCCGACTACGCCGCCGCAGACCTCGAGGCTAACCGCAGCTCCTACGAGAAGGGCGAGATCGGCATCTCAGAGGGAATCGCCGGCAGCTCCCAGAACTTCGGCACCGCACTCTCTGACGCGGCGCGGTACTACGCTGGGTAACTTCGCACCGCAGCCGGGTGCGGGATAGGTCTGGGAGTAGACATCGGAGCGATCCGGCACGTCCGCCGAGCGGGTAATGCCCCGGGCAATTCCTCATGCCTCGGAACCATGTCCCAAACAGCCCCATGCAGAGGGCGTGCAAAAATGTTTTCCCAGGTCAGTGTGATAGGTGCGTCAAGGGAACCGGTAGCCTGGGGCTGTTTGGGACATCCGGCCCCGCGCTCGGGTTCGGACTGCCTACAACTTCCAAGTAAAGAAAAACGCCCTCGGAAAAGAGCTCCGAGGGCGTAATATGTACCCCGTACGGGATTTGAACCCGTGTTACCGGCGTGAGAGGCCGACGTCCTAGGCCGCTAGACGAACGGGGCGCTGGCCTACCAGGACTCGAACCTAGAATGACGGTACCAGAAACCGTAGTGTTGCCAATTACACCATAGGCCATCGTTCGCTTAAGCTTGATCTGCTATGCAGCAGGTCTCGCTTGCAACGAGAGATACTATAACCAGACTGCCCTGAAACTAGCAAATCCCCAGCTCAGGCAACGTTTCTGGTGCCCTCGCCCGTCGCCGTCGAACTTAGGTCGAGCAACCCTAGGGAACAACCCTGGAGCTCGACCCTCGCTCTCGAACTTTAGGCTGACGGCTGGTAAGGCGTCTGGCCCTGCGCAGCACGCAGACGCGCCAGAGTGGACTCCTTCCCCAGCAGTTCCATGGACTCAAACAGTGGCGGGGACACGGCCGCACCGCTAATCGCCACACGCAGAGCGCCGTAAGCCTTCCGTGGCTTCAGCTCCATCGCCTCAATCAGACGCCCCTGCAGCGCGGCCTCAATCTTGGCCGTCGCAAACTCGCTTTCGTCAATAGCCTCAAGCTCCTCAATCGCGGCAGCCAGCACCTCGACCGCGTCCTCCTTGAGATTCTTCTTCGCGGCCTTTTCATCGAGGACCAGGTCCGCGTCGTCGGTCACGAGGAAGCGCAGCAGCCCTTCAGCATCGGAGAGCATCTTGATCCGGGTCTGTACCAACTCAGCAGCGAAGGCGAACTTGTCCTCCGGGTAGTCCGCTGGGAAGCCCTTGTACTCCTCGAGGTAGCTACGCAGACGCGCGGTGAAGTCCTCGAGTGCGAGCAGACGAATGTGGTCGGCGTTGATCGCCTCCAGCTTCTTCTGGTCGAAGCGCGCCGGATTTGGCTTCACGTCTGCCACATCGAAGTTGGCGATGAGCTGCTCCATCGTGAAGATGTCCTCGTCGGCGCTCAGCGACCACCCCAGCAGCGACAGGTAGTTGAGCATGCCTTCAGGGATGATGCCGTTGTCGCGGTGGTTGAAAAGGTTAGACTCTGGATCTCGCTTGGAGAGTTTCTTGTTGCCCTCGCCCATGACGAACGGTAGGTGGCCAAACGTTGGTACCTGCTTGGCCACCCCGATGCGGACGAGCGCTTCGT
Coding sequences within:
- a CDS encoding YdcF family protein, encoding MPSSTKSLGDARAANFIVVHGAGLNGEELTPLLRSRVDKGIEIHQQLHAEGLAPMLVLSGG
- a CDS encoding YdcF family protein — translated: MSEAEAMARYALTHGVDEEYIIHEDRSTKTEENVRFVAQLLTERLGDRITLKTQKIVFVTSDYHVPRTADLTRKLGVPGSVIGARTALYYVPAGFLREFVATLKQFAKANVIKWLCITALIAAAVGALTYLGSQQKYAIDENGNEIRPTVKAPQTPGKSDSKETVRIRVAEREPHDRAPSARWCNKGAQK
- a CDS encoding esterase/lipase family protein, whose product is MATPAQASVPAISEPSAAHTASPQTTPVAHQSEHSMNGSITSAHRTAFYCNSEQPSAQAKKTVLLVHGVGTNGEGTYSWNYQNSLRDAGYDVCLINLPRSGRANLVESAGYVASGIRLAYERLNKPVAVIGHSAGPTATLWALRYDHEAATKVDDFISLAGALHGTTFVEPVCQVVGSCPAIGWQMSIGSNFMRAMHAQPLPDHISATSIYSRTDYGIQPADKVSVLDGASNIAVQDVCAGKVPGHLGILGDPAVYDIVMDALTHDGPADATRLKNVDCYQRVAPGVDLARSLKVVEGLPQYVQLLTEPRLDVEPKLPDYAAADLEANRSSYEKGEIGISEGIAGSSQNFGTALSDAARYYAG
- the gltX gene encoding glutamate--tRNA ligase; translation: MSDIRVRFCPSPTGTPHVGMVRTALFNWAYARHTGGKLIFRIEDTDAARDSEESYQAIIDSLKWLGLGWDEGIEVGGPHEPYRQSRRMDIYAEVLEKLKAAGEIYPAYSTAAEVEERHKAAGRDPKLGYDNYDRELTDEQIVAFEAEGRKPVWRLRMPEGRVYEWTDLVRGEMSVDGKTVPDFVVARSNGQPLYTLVNPLDDALMGITHVLRGEDLLPSTPRQIALYEALVRIGVAKQVPTFGHLPFVMGEGNKKLSKRDPESNLFNHRDNGIIPEGMLNYLSLLGWSLSADEDIFTMEQLIANFDVADVKPNPARFDQKKLEAINADHIRLLALEDFTARLRSYLEEYKGFPADYPEDKFAFAAELVQTRIKMLSDAEGLLRFLVTDDADLVLDEKAAKKNLKEDAVEVLAAAIEELEAIDESEFATAKIEAALQGRLIEAMELKPRKAYGALRVAISGAAVSPPLFESMELLGKESTLARLRAAQGQTPYQPSA